A region of the Rhodospirillaceae bacterium genome:
CACCGAGCGCTATGAATTCCTGCGCTGGGGTGCGACTGCATTTGATAATTTCCGCGTGATCCCGCCGGGATCGGGCATTTGTCATCAAGTCAACGTTGAATACCTCGCCAAGACCGTCTTCACCGCTGATGATGGTGGCACGACAGTCGCCTACCCTGACAGCTGCGTCGGCACCGACAGCCACACAACCATGGTCAGTGGATTGGCCGTGTTGGGTTGGGGCGTCGGTGGCATCGAAGCTGAAGCCTGCATGTTAGGTCAACCCATTTCCATGCTGATCCCGGAAGTCGTTGGCTTCAAGCTGACCGGTAAAATGAAAGAAGGCACCACGGCGACTGATTTGGTGCTGAACGTCGTGCAAATGCTGCGCGAACTGGGCGTGGTCAGTAAGTTCGTCGAATTCTATGGCCCAGGCCTTGATAACTTGGCACTGCCGGATCGGGCGACCATTGCAAATATGGCCCCTGAATATGGTGCCACAATTGGCTTCTTCCCGGTTGATAAAGAGACCATCCGTTATCTAACACTCACGGGTCGCGATGATGATCAGGTCGCACTGGTAGAAGCCTATGCAAAGGCCAACGGCATGTGGCGGGATGCGGATACCCCAGACCCTGTCTTCACCGACACCCTGGAACTGGACATCTCCACGGTAGAGCCGTGCATCTCCGGACCTAAACGTCCTCAAGACAAGATTCAGTTGTCTGAGTCATCTGCGAGTTTCGATAAAATTTTGTCGGACCTCGCCGGGATATCAGAAACTCGGAGCGTTGCAGTCAAAGGTGCGGACCACGAACTCCGCGATGGCGATGTCGTGATTGCAGCCATCACCAGCTGCACCAACACATCCAATCCTTCCGTGCTGATGGGCGCTGGGCTGCTTGCTCGGAATGCCGTTAAGAAGGGCCTACAGTCTAAGCCATGGGTCAAGACATCCCTTGCACCCGGCAGCCAGGTTGTTGCCGATTATCTGGAGGGTGCCGGTCTGCAAGACGACTTGGATGCACTGGGCTTTAACATTGCGGGCTTCGGCTGCACGACATGTATTGGCAACTCCGGCCCTCTGAATGAGCCAATTTCCGACGCCATCACCGAAGGCGACCTCGTTGCCACGGCGGTGCTGTCCGGCAATCGTAACTTTGAAGGCCGCATCAGTCCGTTTGTTAAGGCAAATTTCCTCGCTTCTCCGCCACTCGTGGTGGCGTATGCGCTGGCAGGGTCTCTGACCCGGGACCTTTACAACGATCCCTTGGGCAAAGATTCCGAAGGCAATCCGGTGTTTCTGAAAGACATTTGGCCGACCGATCAGGAAATCCAAGAAACCATCGCGAGGGTCATCACACCTGAAATGTTCCGTGCGCGCTACGACAACGTGTTGGAGGGCTCGGACCGTTGGAAGAGCATCCCGACGCCGACGGGCTTGACCTATAAATGGAACCCAGGGTCAACTTATGTTCAGCACCCGCCGTTCTTTGAGAGTGGTGACGGCGGTGCCGCAGGCACGATGAAAGACGTGGTTGGCGCACGGCCTCTGGCAATCCTTGCAGACTCCGTCACCACCGATCATATCTCACCGGCGGGTGGCATTGCACCGGACGGCCCGGCGGCGAATTATTTGCTGGAACATCAAGTTCGACCCCATGAGTTCAATTCCTTTGGCTCACGTCGTGGCAACCATCAAGTCATGATGCGCGGCACATTAGCCAACATCCGCATCAAGAACGAAGTCGCCCCTGGCACCGAAGGCGGCGTTACGCGCTTCATGCCATCAGGCGATCCGATGACGATGTACGATGCTGCCGTAAAGTATCAGGCAGAAGGC
Encoded here:
- the acnA gene encoding aconitate hydratase AcnA; this encodes MSVFGQDTLKARRTLEAAGKKYDYYSLEAAANSAGFGDLSRLPVSLKVLLENLLRWEDGRTVTTEDVEAVANWLKDRRSTHEIAYRPARILLQDMTGVPAVVDLASMRDAMVELGGDPAKINPLAPVDLVVDHSVMIDYYGTPDALEKNIDLEFERNTERYEFLRWGATAFDNFRVIPPGSGICHQVNVEYLAKTVFTADDGGTTVAYPDSCVGTDSHTTMVSGLAVLGWGVGGIEAEACMLGQPISMLIPEVVGFKLTGKMKEGTTATDLVLNVVQMLRELGVVSKFVEFYGPGLDNLALPDRATIANMAPEYGATIGFFPVDKETIRYLTLTGRDDDQVALVEAYAKANGMWRDADTPDPVFTDTLELDISTVEPCISGPKRPQDKIQLSESSASFDKILSDLAGISETRSVAVKGADHELRDGDVVIAAITSCTNTSNPSVLMGAGLLARNAVKKGLQSKPWVKTSLAPGSQVVADYLEGAGLQDDLDALGFNIAGFGCTTCIGNSGPLNEPISDAITEGDLVATAVLSGNRNFEGRISPFVKANFLASPPLVVAYALAGSLTRDLYNDPLGKDSEGNPVFLKDIWPTDQEIQETIARVITPEMFRARYDNVLEGSDRWKSIPTPTGLTYKWNPGSTYVQHPPFFESGDGGAAGTMKDVVGARPLAILADSVTTDHISPAGGIAPDGPAANYLLEHQVRPHEFNSFGSRRGNHQVMMRGTLANIRIKNEVAPGTEGGVTRFMPSGDPMTMYDAAVKYQAEGTPLVIIGGKEYGSGSSRDWAAKGTRLLGVKAVIVESFERIHRSNLLGMGVLPLEFKNGEGRKSLKLDGTETYDVTGFEGGITPGMDIAVKINRADGSSEETTVRCRIDTLDEVEYYKSGGILPYVLGNLHAA